From Candidatus Delongbacteria bacterium, a single genomic window includes:
- a CDS encoding YitT family protein, with protein MLRTKLSEKYLSWILITIGCLLTSAGYVFFILPLNLFEGGVIGIGIIVKQLTGLPIVGMTSLAVTIIVFMIGIKILGKSFGAKSIYATAVLSISMDFGTWIGFPKVTEDIILAAFYGGAFTGIGMGLVYYSGASTGGADGIAQIFRKLKQIPIGRTLITIDFFVLGTAALFFAGLENIMYSFLFIFIQIKAVDLVLNGFQANQRIIIYTSAQEVIKEAIIFKLQRGLSVYKAKGAYSGVEKDTLITVIPKKHVPEIRRLIAEADPDAFVIIQDVNQVYGKGFEPLPKLK; from the coding sequence ATGCTTAGAACTAAACTATCAGAAAAATATCTCTCATGGATACTCATTACAATTGGTTGTTTACTTACATCTGCAGGTTATGTATTTTTTATTTTACCATTGAACCTTTTTGAAGGAGGTGTAATTGGAATAGGGATTATTGTAAAACAATTGACTGGTTTACCGATTGTTGGTATGACATCCCTCGCAGTTACCATTATTGTTTTTATGATTGGTATCAAAATACTTGGAAAAAGTTTTGGAGCAAAATCAATTTATGCTACAGCAGTTTTGAGTATTTCTATGGATTTTGGGACATGGATAGGTTTTCCAAAAGTTACCGAAGATATAATTTTAGCTGCATTTTATGGTGGAGCTTTTACCGGTATTGGTATGGGACTTGTTTACTATTCAGGTGCGTCAACAGGAGGTGCTGACGGAATTGCACAAATATTTAGAAAGTTAAAGCAGATTCCTATTGGAAGAACATTGATAACTATAGATTTTTTTGTATTAGGAACAGCCGCCTTGTTTTTTGCTGGACTTGAAAATATTATGTATTCTTTTTTGTTTATATTTATACAGATAAAAGCTGTCGATTTAGTTTTAAATGGTTTTCAGGCAAACCAAAGAATTATTATATACACAAGTGCTCAGGAAGTCATAAAGGAAGCTATAATTTTCAAACTACAAAGAGGTTTGTCTGTATATAAAGCAAAAGGAGCATATTCAGGTGTAGAAAAGGATACTCTTATTACTGTGATTCCAAAAAAGCATGTTCCTGAAATCAGAAGACTTATTGCTGAGGCAGATCCTGATGCTTTTGTAATTATTCAGGATGTCAATCAAGTTTATGGAAAGGGATTTGAACCACTTCCAAAATTGAAGTAG